One segment of Gloeomargarita sp. SRBZ-1_bins_9 DNA contains the following:
- a CDS encoding nuclear transport factor 2 family protein has product MGRCTRWMAVGVWLGCLSNGVAQALPPETAPEPVKALVRRLEETLNQRNPDAVLQLYSPNFTHGDGLNRDLMTKALTRLWQRFPNLTYRVELLDWQPRDQGFVVDVQMTLRGTETQKNRRFDLTSVLKTRQTVLQGQIQRQEILSEQTQLTSGQEPPRVTVNLPEVVAPGQQYEFDVIVQEPLQDDQLLGTAVAEPVQPTQLLDHPRLKLEVLSAGGLFKTGQAPPTPGSQWLSAVLVRQGGITIITRRLRIGTP; this is encoded by the coding sequence ATGGGCCGATGCACGAGATGGATGGCCGTAGGGGTGTGGCTCGGGTGTCTCAGCAACGGTGTAGCCCAGGCGCTCCCCCCGGAGACGGCCCCGGAACCGGTAAAGGCCTTGGTGCGGCGACTGGAGGAGACCCTCAACCAGCGCAACCCTGACGCCGTCTTACAGCTGTACAGCCCCAATTTTACCCACGGGGATGGCCTCAACCGGGACTTGATGACCAAGGCCCTGACCCGCCTGTGGCAGCGCTTTCCCAACCTGACTTACCGGGTTGAATTGCTGGACTGGCAACCCCGAGACCAGGGCTTTGTAGTGGATGTGCAAATGACCTTGCGGGGGACGGAGACCCAGAAAAATCGCCGATTTGACCTGACCAGCGTCCTGAAAACCCGCCAGACAGTTCTGCAAGGGCAAATCCAGCGCCAGGAGATTCTCAGCGAACAAACCCAATTGACCTCCGGCCAGGAACCGCCCCGGGTGACGGTGAATCTTCCAGAGGTGGTGGCGCCCGGTCAGCAGTATGAATTTGACGTGATTGTGCAGGAACCGCTCCAGGACGACCAATTGCTGGGAACGGCGGTGGCCGAGCCGGTACAGCCTACCCAGTTACTGGACCATCCCCGGTTGAAACTGGAGGTGCTCTCCGCCGGCGGGCTGTTCAAAACGGGGCAGGCTCCCCCAACGCCGGGTAGTCAATGGTTATCGGCAGTATTGGTGCGCCAGGGGGGCATTACCATCATCACCCGGCGACTGCGGATAGGGACCCCATGA
- a CDS encoding septum site-determining protein MinC, whose product MTLPLVQPGTDGLDLLLPPEPDWPYLQELLQHYFQLTDPWWPPHSPVRVLAGERMVTTDQWQWLATLLRQRQLVLTTVRSLVRSTAVAAAMAGFSVEQPSLETTPAVAAAPPLYVVQPVRSGVEIRHPGTVVVVGDVNPGGYIVADGDILVWGRLRGVAHAGAQGDTRRLIMALEMAATQIRIGDRVARLPPQSAVYPEVAVVQGDEILLQPARDFGRTALGGVF is encoded by the coding sequence ATGACCCTGCCTCTGGTGCAACCGGGAACCGATGGGCTGGATTTGCTATTGCCCCCGGAGCCGGACTGGCCCTACCTCCAGGAGTTGTTGCAGCATTACTTCCAACTCACCGATCCCTGGTGGCCCCCCCACAGTCCGGTGCGCGTCCTGGCCGGGGAACGGATGGTCACCACCGACCAGTGGCAGTGGTTGGCAACCTTACTTCGGCAGCGACAACTGGTGTTGACCACCGTGCGCTCCCTGGTGCGTTCGACGGCGGTGGCGGCAGCGATGGCCGGTTTTTCCGTGGAACAACCCAGCTTAGAAACAACGCCGGCGGTAGCCGCTGCGCCCCCCCTGTATGTCGTGCAACCGGTGCGGTCAGGGGTCGAGATCCGCCATCCCGGTACAGTGGTGGTGGTCGGCGATGTCAATCCTGGGGGGTACATCGTGGCCGATGGCGACATTCTGGTGTGGGGGCGGTTGCGGGGGGTGGCCCATGCCGGTGCCCAGGGGGATACTCGCCGGTTGATTATGGCCCTGGAAATGGCGGCGACCCAAATCCGCATTGGCGACCGAGTAGCGCGGCTGCCCCCCCAATCCGCCGTTTACCCAGAAGTGGCCGTTGTCCAGGGGGATGAAATTCTTTTACAGCCGGCCCGAGACTTTGGCAGAACGGCCCTCGGGGGGGTATTCTGA